The window GTCGTTTCTGAAAATGTCTCCCACCATCGCAGTCGTGACAAACATAGACAGAGAACATCTCGATTTCTATGCAGATCTGGACGACATCAAAAATGCATTTTTAAGCTTCATTGACCGGATACCCTTTTATGGTCTTGCCGTACTTTGTCTTGATAATGAGCCGGTACAGAGGCTTATCCCGGAAATCAAAAAACGCTTTACTACCTATGGGATGAGTACCCAGGCAGACTTCCAGGCAAAAAATGTTGAATTTGACGGGTTGAAAAGCAGGTTTTCAATCCATCACAATGGAAAATTACTTGGTGACATAACGCTGAACCTTCCAGGCATTCATAATGTGTATAATTCAATGGCAGGCATTGCCGTCGGAACTGAACTTGATATTGATTTTGAAGTGATTAAAAATGCTCTGGAGAAAGTTGAAGGTGTTCAACGCCGTCTTGAAATCAAGGGAGAAAAAAATGGAGTGATCATTGTTGACGACTATGGTCATCACCCCACTGAAATCAAAGTAACGCTTCAGGCTGCTAAGGAAAGCTGGCCGGATAGGAGAAAGGTCGTCGTATTTCAACCCCATCGTTATACCAGAACCAGGGCTCTGTTTGATGATTTCACCCGTGCTTTTTACCAGTCGGATGTATTGGTTGTTCTTCCTGTTTATTCAGCAGGAGAGAAAAAACTCGAAGGGGTGGAGAGTGATCTTATGTGTGAAAAAATCAGGGCACATGGCCACAAGCTGGTTATCGGCAAAAAAAGCATCAACGGAGCAGTTTCCCATTTGAAGAAGGTTTTAAAGCCGGGAGATATCCTTCTTACTCTGGGGGCTGGAGATGTCTGGAAAGTTGGAGAAGAAGTATTAAAAACAATATAGGCTGGCAGGCCGGGATGATAGGAGACTTATGTAATCATGGTTTCCCAGCTGTTTGACCTATTAATCCGAGTCAGGGCTAAAATATGCCATTGGAATCTGATGCAATAAATTGGCTGGCAAGCCGTTTCAAAGACCGCGCCAAATTTGACGAACCGATGTCCAGGCATACTCATTTTAAGGTGGGAGGACCGGCCGATGCATTCGTTGCTCCTGAAAACAGAGAAGACCTTGCACAGCTTGTTGTTTGGGCCGGCAGCAAGGGAATCCCTTGGCTTATAGTTGGAGACGGGACCAACCTACTTGTTAAGGATCATGGAATTCGCGGAATTGTCGTGGTTTTAACAAAGTGTACTGAAAAAATATCTAAAAAAGCAGAAAATAAGCGGGAAGTATTTATAACCGCGCCGGCAGGTGTAAAATTGCAGGAGCTATGCTCATTTGCCATAAAAAGAGGTCTCGGAGGGATGAAATATGCCGTAGGCATTCCAGGCTCAGTGGGTGGCGCTATTAGCATGAATGCAGGAACGGCATATGGCTCAACAGCGGATGTTCTGGATGACGTCTTGATCATGCTTCCCGATGGTCAAACCAGAGGAATAAATAAGATTGAAATTGATTT is drawn from Thermodesulfobacteriota bacterium and contains these coding sequences:
- the murB gene encoding UDP-N-acetylmuramate dehydrogenase translates to MPLESDAINWLASRFKDRAKFDEPMSRHTHFKVGGPADAFVAPENREDLAQLVVWAGSKGIPWLIVGDGTNLLVKDHGIRGIVVVLTKCTEKISKKAENKREVFITAPAGVKLQELCSFAIKRGLGGMKYAVGIPGSVGGAISMNAGTAYGSTADVLDDVLIMLPDGQTRGINKIEIDFSYRNLSFRKNIGTDKDRAIILEGSFRLYPFDSATLEKEAQEILRMRKKKQPINLPSAGSFFKNPPQGKSAGRLIEQAGLKGKIIGGAQVSPKHANFIINTERASASDILRLMEFVQQTVFKTFNIELEPEVKIVGS
- the murC gene encoding UDP-N-acetylmuramate--L-alanine ligase yields the protein MYLKKYHIHFVGIGGIGMSGIAELLINLGYKVSGSDVKSSDITRRLKKLGGIIFKGHRKNHISDSDVVVVSSAINEKNAEVMAAKEMSIPVIPRAEMLAELMRLKYSVAVAGAHGKTSTTSIVSTVLEKGGLDPTVVIGGKLKSIGSNALLGHGDFIVAEADESDGSFLKMSPTIAVVTNIDREHLDFYADLDDIKNAFLSFIDRIPFYGLAVLCLDNEPVQRLIPEIKKRFTTYGMSTQADFQAKNVEFDGLKSRFSIHHNGKLLGDITLNLPGIHNVYNSMAGIAVGTELDIDFEVIKNALEKVEGVQRRLEIKGEKNGVIIVDDYGHHPTEIKVTLQAAKESWPDRRKVVVFQPHRYTRTRALFDDFTRAFYQSDVLVVLPVYSAGEKKLEGVESDLMCEKIRAHGHKLVIGKKSINGAVSHLKKVLKPGDILLTLGAGDVWKVGEEVLKTI